Genomic segment of Planctomycetia bacterium:
GCAGTATCCGTCGATCACGCCGCCGACCGTGCAAGTGCGCGCCGTCTATCCGGGCGCGAATGCGCAGGTCGTCGCGGAAACGGTCGCCGCGCCGATCGAGCAGCAGGTGAACGGCGTGGAGAACATGCTCTACATGTCGTCCACTTGTTCGAGCGACGGCACCTACACGCTCACCGTGACGTTCGAGATCGGCACCGATCTCGACGACGCGCAAGTGCTCGTGCAAAATCGGTTGGCGGTCGCCGAGCCGTCGCTGCCCGAGGATGTTCGCCGCCAGGGAATCACGGCGCAAAAGCAATCGACCAACATCACGCTCGTCGTCGGTCTGACGGGCGAAAACGATCGCTACAGCGCGCTGTTTCTCTCGAACTTCGCCACGCTCCGCATCCGCGACGACTTAAGCCGCGTGCCGGGCGTCGGCGACGTGACGATCTTCGGCGGCAGTAACTACAGCATGCGCATTTGGTTGAATCCCGAGCGGATCAAGGCGCGCAACCTCACGACGCAAGACGTCCTCGCGGCGATCGCCGAGCAGAACGTGCAAGTCGCCGCCGGGCAGCTAGGGCAGTCTCCTTCCCCCGACGATCAAAACTTTCAATACATCGTCACGGCGATGGGGCGCTTGAACGACGCGACGCAATTCGAAAACATCGTCGTGAAGTCCGAAGGCGCCGGCCGGATCACCTATTTGAAGGACGTGGCCCGAGTCGAACTCGGCGCTCAGACCTACGACCAGTTCTCGCTCAAGCGGGGCGTTCCGAGCGCGAGCTTGGCCGTGTATCAGTTGCCCGGCTCCAACGCGCTCGACGTCGCGCTCGGCGTTCGCGCCGCGGTCGAGAAGATGAGCAAGACGTTTCCCGAAGGCCTAAAGTACGACATTCCGTTCGACACCAGTAAGTTCGTCGCCGCGTCGATTCGCGAGGTCTATAAGACGCTCATCGAAGCCGGCGTGCTGGTGTTGATCGTGATTCTCGTCTTCCTGCAAGACTGGCGCGCGGTCCTTATTCCGGCCACGACTGTGCCGGTGACGATCATCGGCGCGTTCGCGGCGATGTATGCGCTCGGCTTCTCGGTAAACATGCTCACGCTGTTCGGCTTGGTCTTGGCGATCGGCATCGTCGTCGACGACGCGATCGTGATCGTCGAAGCGGCGGCGCACCATATCGAGCGCGGCCTGGCTCCCAAGGAAGCTACGCAAAAGGCGATGGATCAGGTGCTCGGCCCGATCATCGGCATCACCTTGGTTCTCATGGCCGTGTTCCTCCCGACCGCGTTTCTCGGCGGTATCACGGGCCAACTCTATCGCCAATTCGCATTGACGATCGCCGCGACGGCCGTGATCAGCGCGATCAACGCCGTGACGCTCAAGCCGGCGCAGTGCGCGGTTTATCTCCGCAAGCCGAGCGGCAAGAAAAAGAACTTCTTCTACCGCGGTTTCAACTACGTCTACGGAATCACCGAGAGCATCTACACCGCGATCGTGCGGCGCAGCTTGCGCTGGATCTCGGTCGTGATGCTCGTCTTCACCGGCCTCGTCGGGCTTTCGGCTTGGTGGTACAACCAAATTCCGACCAGCTTCATTCCTACCGAGGATCAAGGCTACATCATCGTCTTCGCGCAGCTGCCCGACGCCGCTTCGCAACAACGGACGCGCGAAGTCGTCGACAAGATCAACAAGATCGTCAACGAAACGCCGGGCATCGCCGACTCGTTCGCCATCGGCGGCCTCAACCTGCTCGACAATGCTTCGGCCTCGAACGCCGCGACGATGTTCCTTGTCTTCGATAGTTGGAGCAAGCGGCAGACCGCGAACCTGAGCCAGGAAGCGATCCTCGGCAGCCTCGCGATGCGCTTCGCCGAAATCAAGGAAGCGGTCGTGTTCGCGTTCCCGCCACCCGCGATTCAGGGGCTCGGCGTGCGCGCCGGCTTCCAGATGCAAGTCGAAGATCGCGGTGCCGCAGGGCTCGAAGAACTGCAAGCTTCCGTCATGCAAATGTTGGACGCGGCCCGCACGCAATCCGGCCTCACGATGCTCAACACGAGCTTCCGTGCCGGTGTTCCGCAGGTCTTCATCGACGTCGACCGCGTGAAGGTGAAAACGCTCGATATCCCGCTCGGGAATGTGTTCGGCACGCTGCAAGCCTATCTCGGATCGGCCTACGTGAACGACTTCAACAAGTTCGGCCGGACGTATCAAGTGCGCATGCAGGCCGATCAAGAGTTCCGCGTGAAGCCGGAAGATATTCGCCGGCTCGAAGTGCGCAACCGAAGCGGCGCGATGATCCCGCTCGGAAGCGTGCTCAAGGTCGAGCGGTCGTTCGGCCCGCAAATCGTCACGCGCTACAACCTCTACCCGACGGCTGCCGTAACCGGCGAGCCGGCGTTCGGCTTCAGCTCCGGCGAAGCGATGAACATGATGGAAGAGCTGGCCGATCGAACGCTCCCCACCTCGATGGGCTTCGACTGGACCGCGATGTCGTATCAAGAGAAGAAGGTCGGCGGCGAGTCGATCTTGATCTTCATCTTCGCCGTGGTGTTGGTGTATCTCGTGCTGGCGGCGCAATACGAAAGTTGGATTACGCCGGCTGCCGTGATCTTGGTCGTGCCGCTCGGCGTGCTCGGTGCCATCGCCGCCGTCGCGATTCGCGGCATGGACAACAATATCTACACGCAGATCGGCATCGTGCTCATCATTGCGCTGGCAAGCAAGAACGCGATTCTCATCGTCGAGTATGCCCGCGAGTTGCGGATGGAAGGGCGCAGCATCGTCGACTCGGCGATCGAAGCGGCGCGGCTCCGTTTCCGTCCGATCATCATGACGTCGTTCGCGTTCATCATGGGTGTGTTTCCGCTCGTGATCGCCAACGGTGCCGGAGCGGCCGGCCAACGTGCGCTCGGCACTGCGGTCTTCGGCGGCATGATCGTGTCGACGATTCTGTCGGTCTTCTTCGTGCCGGTCTTCTTCGTCGTCTTCCAGCGCTTGAAGGAATGGCGCACGCCGCTGAAGTTCGACGGCCCCTCGAGCGCCGCCTCGCATGGCGCCGGCGTTCACGGCGTTCCAGCCGAAGAACTCGCCGCCGCGAGCCACTAAGATCGCGATTTCCCGCTCGGCGACGCTTGCCAGACGCGAAAACCTCGCGCGGCACCACCGCTACAACCGTTACCTTCCCACCGCGAGCTCCACCCATCGCGACGGGTTCGCCGAGTCGTGGTCCGCGTGTAGCGATTGTACCGGCCATGATCCTGCCACAGGCCGTCGTGCGCGGCATCTTTGGATGAATCGCGCCCATCCGGGCCGCCGATAATTCATTCATAACCGATCGTTCCGGCGCTTGCGGCAAGACTCCTATGCGACTCACGACTCTCTCTTCCGGCTCGATCCTTGCATCCGATCGAAGCGGCGCAGGCCGGACGATCGGCATGTATGCGCTCGTGGCTCTGCTCGCCCTTGCCACGGCCGGCTGCATGACGCGGCCGCTGGAATACGTGCAGAACCGCTTCAAGGTCGGGCCCAACTATAAGAAGTCGGCCGCGCCGGTTGCCGAGCATTGGATCGACTATCAAAACTCGCAGGTCATCAGCGAGCCGTCGCACAACGGCGCGTGGTGGGAAGTCTTCGGCGATCCCGTCCTCAACGACCTTACGCGTCGCGCCTACACGCAAAACCTGACGCTCCGTGAAGCGGGCTTGCGTGTCTCGGAAGCGCGGTCCATTCGTGCCGTGCGCGTCGGCAATTTGTTTCCGCAATCGCAAACCGCGAACGGTTCGATCCAGGCCACGCAGATCAGCATCGGCACGCTCGCTTCCTCCGGCTTCGGTAATGCCGGTGCGTTTGCCGGCTCGATCGATCGCAATCTCGGCGTCTTCCGCTATGGCACGCAGATGGCTTGGGAGCTCGACTTCTGGGGCCGCTTTCGCCGCTCGATCGAATCGGCCGATGCGCAGCTCGATGCCTCGGTGGAAAACTACGACGATGTCCTCGTGATTCTCTTGGCCGACGTCGCGACGTGCTACGTCGAAATTCGCACCCTCGAGCAGCGGCTGCGCTACGCCCGCGCCAACGTGAAATATCAGACCGGCTCGCTCGATCTTGCCGATGCGAAGAAGCGTGAAGGGGTGTCGAGCCAACTCGACATCGCGCAAGCTCAGACGAACGTCGCGCAGACCGCGGCGATCATCCCGCAACTCGAAATCCGCTTGCGCCAGGCGCAAAACGAGTTGTGCGTGTTGATGGGCCTCCCGCCGCAAGACTTGACGCCGCTCTTGAGCCAAGTCGAAAGCCGGATCCCCGACGCTCCGCCTGAAGTGGCGCTCGGAGTGCCGGCCGATCTGATTCGTCGCCGCCCCGACATTCGCCGCGCCGAGCGCGAGGTCGCGGCGCAAAGCGCGCGCATCGGCATCGCCGAAGCCGACATGTACCCGGCGTTCACCATCACCGGCTCGATCTTCGTGCAAGCCACGCAGTTCCAGAACCTGTTTCAGAACACCGCGCAAGGAGGGAGCTTCGGGCCGACGTTCAACTGGAACATCTTTAACTACGGCCGCATCCGCAACGCCGTCCGAGCCGAGGAAGCCCGTTACTTCCAAGAGGTCACGCAATATCAAAACGCC
This window contains:
- a CDS encoding multidrug efflux RND transporter permease subunit, coding for QYPSITPPTVQVRAVYPGANAQVVAETVAAPIEQQVNGVENMLYMSSTCSSDGTYTLTVTFEIGTDLDDAQVLVQNRLAVAEPSLPEDVRRQGITAQKQSTNITLVVGLTGENDRYSALFLSNFATLRIRDDLSRVPGVGDVTIFGGSNYSMRIWLNPERIKARNLTTQDVLAAIAEQNVQVAAGQLGQSPSPDDQNFQYIVTAMGRLNDATQFENIVVKSEGAGRITYLKDVARVELGAQTYDQFSLKRGVPSASLAVYQLPGSNALDVALGVRAAVEKMSKTFPEGLKYDIPFDTSKFVAASIREVYKTLIEAGVLVLIVILVFLQDWRAVLIPATTVPVTIIGAFAAMYALGFSVNMLTLFGLVLAIGIVVDDAIVIVEAAAHHIERGLAPKEATQKAMDQVLGPIIGITLVLMAVFLPTAFLGGITGQLYRQFALTIAATAVISAINAVTLKPAQCAVYLRKPSGKKKNFFYRGFNYVYGITESIYTAIVRRSLRWISVVMLVFTGLVGLSAWWYNQIPTSFIPTEDQGYIIVFAQLPDAASQQRTREVVDKINKIVNETPGIADSFAIGGLNLLDNASASNAATMFLVFDSWSKRQTANLSQEAILGSLAMRFAEIKEAVVFAFPPPAIQGLGVRAGFQMQVEDRGAAGLEELQASVMQMLDAARTQSGLTMLNTSFRAGVPQVFIDVDRVKVKTLDIPLGNVFGTLQAYLGSAYVNDFNKFGRTYQVRMQADQEFRVKPEDIRRLEVRNRSGAMIPLGSVLKVERSFGPQIVTRYNLYPTAAVTGEPAFGFSSGEAMNMMEELADRTLPTSMGFDWTAMSYQEKKVGGESILIFIFAVVLVYLVLAAQYESWITPAAVILVVPLGVLGAIAAVAIRGMDNNIYTQIGIVLIIALASKNAILIVEYARELRMEGRSIVDSAIEAARLRFRPIIMTSFAFIMGVFPLVIANGAGAAGQRALGTAVFGGMIVSTILSVFFVPVFFVVFQRLKEWRTPLKFDGPSSAASHGAGVHGVPAEELAAASH
- a CDS encoding efflux transporter outer membrane subunit: MRLTTLSSGSILASDRSGAGRTIGMYALVALLALATAGCMTRPLEYVQNRFKVGPNYKKSAAPVAEHWIDYQNSQVISEPSHNGAWWEVFGDPVLNDLTRRAYTQNLTLREAGLRVSEARSIRAVRVGNLFPQSQTANGSIQATQISIGTLASSGFGNAGAFAGSIDRNLGVFRYGTQMAWELDFWGRFRRSIESADAQLDASVENYDDVLVILLADVATCYVEIRTLEQRLRYARANVKYQTGSLDLADAKKREGVSSQLDIAQAQTNVAQTAAIIPQLEIRLRQAQNELCVLMGLPPQDLTPLLSQVESRIPDAPPEVALGVPADLIRRRPDIRRAEREVAAQSARIGIAEADMYPAFTITGSIFVQATQFQNLFQNTAQGGSFGPTFNWNIFNYGRIRNAVRAEEARYFQEVTQYQNAVLGANREAEDALIAFLRSQEQARILRQGAAAAEQSRDLVSELYKGGRADFGRVFFAEYFLVQQQDALAQSEGTIAQALVDLYRALGGGWQIRLGAQAGPAAVMPPPPAPPQPVEAEPIPINGLPNGGLPAKDAPLQGAAADRIPVDATSNSAPSPEGILLGNTEFVSRRRTLP